A stretch of Candidatus Methylomirabilota bacterium DNA encodes these proteins:
- a CDS encoding nucleotidyltransferase family protein, with translation MTAAIILAAGLSRRMGRPKLLLELVGRPIIRHAVERVISAGIRHVLVVAPPEHEALARALDGLEVRFAVNPTPEAGQGSSVSVGVRALPVGTTAVLIALGDQPGVPAEVIPALLGALKTPGKTIAAPRYADGLGNPVLFAASVFPELLVLPGDRGARAVVLRDPSRLAQVDIGSPMPRDIDTPEDYESLSPPENPR, from the coding sequence GTGACGGCTGCGATCATTCTTGCAGCGGGGTTGTCCCGCCGGATGGGCCGCCCCAAGCTGCTGCTGGAGCTCGTGGGCAGGCCCATCATCCGGCATGCCGTCGAGCGCGTGATCTCGGCGGGCATCCGCCACGTGCTTGTCGTCGCCCCGCCGGAACACGAGGCGCTGGCGCGGGCGCTCGACGGGTTGGAGGTGCGCTTCGCGGTCAATCCGACCCCCGAGGCGGGGCAGGGCTCCTCCGTGAGCGTCGGCGTGCGCGCGCTGCCTGTGGGGACCACAGCCGTTCTCATCGCCCTGGGCGACCAGCCGGGCGTCCCCGCTGAGGTCATCCCGGCGTTGCTTGGAGCGTTGAAGACGCCTGGGAAGACCATCGCCGCACCCCGGTATGCCGACGGCCTGGGCAACCCCGTCCTGTTCGCCGCGTCGGTCTTCCCCGAGCTGCTGGTGCTCCCCGGCGATCGTGGAGCGCGCGCCGTCGTCCTACGGGACCCGTCACGGCTGGCCCAGGTCGACATCGGCTCTCCCATGCCCAGGGACATCGACACGCCGGAGGACTACGAGAGCCTGAGCCCCCCTGAGAATCCGCGGTAA
- a CDS encoding MoxR family ATPase: MRAEIKKIHEMMESADYVTDPAIATSVHLAMTLKKPLLIEGHAGVGKTEVAKVMARMLGTNLIRLQCYEGLDAAQALYEWNYPKQLLHIKLEESTAHTMSEKEAAIFSPPFLIRRPLLQAISATGAPPVLLIDEIDRADEEFEAFLLEVLSEFQVTIPEIGTIKATQPPYVILTSNRVRELSDALRRRCLYLWIDFPGFDKEVRIVTRKVPGVNERLAREISRFMETVRTIRLAKAPGVAETLDWAQALSSLHADHLDEELVTETLGCVVKDADDVKRLRRELATGGIGRFVAAQS, encoded by the coding sequence ATGAGAGCCGAGATCAAGAAGATCCACGAGATGATGGAGTCCGCCGACTACGTCACGGACCCGGCCATCGCCACGTCCGTCCACCTGGCGATGACCCTCAAGAAGCCGCTCCTCATCGAGGGGCACGCCGGGGTGGGCAAGACCGAGGTCGCCAAGGTCATGGCGAGGATGCTCGGGACCAACCTGATCCGCCTCCAGTGCTACGAGGGGCTCGACGCCGCCCAGGCGCTGTACGAATGGAACTATCCCAAGCAGCTCCTGCACATCAAGCTCGAGGAGAGCACGGCGCACACGATGTCGGAGAAGGAGGCGGCCATCTTCTCGCCGCCCTTTCTGATCAGGCGGCCGCTGCTGCAGGCCATCAGCGCGACAGGAGCACCTCCGGTTCTCCTGATAGACGAGATCGACCGGGCCGACGAGGAATTCGAGGCCTTTCTCCTCGAGGTGCTCTCCGAGTTCCAGGTGACGATCCCGGAAATCGGCACGATCAAGGCGACCCAGCCGCCCTACGTCATCCTCACGTCGAACCGCGTCCGCGAGCTGTCGGACGCGCTGCGCCGCCGCTGTCTGTACCTCTGGATCGACTTCCCCGGCTTCGACAAGGAAGTGCGAATCGTCACGCGCAAAGTCCCCGGCGTCAACGAGCGCCTGGCGCGGGAGATCTCGCGCTTCATGGAGACGGTCCGGACCATCCGGCTGGCCAAGGCGCCGGGCGTCGCTGAGACGCTCGACTGGGCCCAGGCGCTCTCGTCGCTGCACGCCGACCACCTCGACGAGGAGCTGGTGACCGAAACGCTCGGCTGCGTCGTCAAGGACGCGGACGACGTCAAGCGTCTCAGGCGGGAGCTCGCCACGGGCGGTATCGGGCGCTTCGTCGCCGCCCAGAGCTGA
- a CDS encoding VWA domain-containing protein, translating to MGAPRDLTRATLAFGAMLRASGLPVTTSAVMDAVRALEAVDLMDRAEVYLALRTVLMSRMEEQPAFDRCFEAFWRFHAEDGQGLDGLVAAVQPFRQEEELDSGAIEAAREKQAQVALDDWDEGEAADDPPVEVPGLSDREALMDQDFSTFPAEQLDEVARLTVQIARRLARRVSRRRKPTRRGGVIDLRRSMRANLMKGEIIELRRRARRRRKVRLVLLCDVSGSMDLYSRFLLQFLYALQNVFGRVETFTFATRLTRVSDLLRGPSYKGALRRLTEVRDWSGGTRIGESIREFNQTWGRFVDRRTIVLVLSDGWDTGEPDVLAEEMLTLKRRAARVIWLNPLLGNPSYEPLTRGMAAALPLVDHFAAAHNLSSLRELAAHLRVR from the coding sequence ATGGGGGCGCCCCGGGACCTCACGCGCGCCACGCTGGCCTTCGGCGCCATGCTGCGCGCTTCCGGGCTGCCGGTGACCACGTCGGCCGTCATGGACGCCGTCCGCGCCCTCGAGGCCGTGGACCTGATGGACCGCGCCGAGGTCTACCTTGCGCTTCGAACGGTCCTCATGAGCCGCATGGAGGAACAGCCCGCCTTCGACCGCTGCTTCGAGGCCTTCTGGAGGTTTCACGCGGAAGACGGGCAAGGCCTCGACGGCTTGGTCGCCGCCGTCCAACCTTTCCGGCAAGAGGAGGAGCTGGATTCCGGCGCTATCGAGGCCGCGCGGGAGAAGCAGGCGCAGGTGGCCCTCGACGACTGGGACGAGGGCGAGGCCGCTGACGACCCGCCGGTCGAGGTGCCCGGTCTTTCCGACCGCGAGGCGCTGATGGATCAGGACTTCTCGACCTTCCCCGCCGAGCAGCTCGACGAGGTCGCCCGACTGACCGTGCAGATCGCCAGGCGGCTCGCGCGCCGGGTGAGTCGGCGGCGCAAGCCCACGCGGCGGGGGGGTGTTATCGACCTGCGGCGCAGCATGAGGGCCAACCTGATGAAAGGCGAGATCATCGAGCTGCGGCGCCGCGCCCGGCGACGCCGCAAGGTGCGCCTCGTGCTGCTCTGCGACGTCTCGGGCTCCATGGATCTCTACAGCCGCTTCCTGCTCCAGTTCCTCTACGCGTTGCAAAACGTCTTCGGGCGGGTGGAGACCTTTACCTTCGCGACGCGGCTGACCCGCGTCTCCGATCTCCTCCGCGGCCCGTCCTACAAGGGAGCGCTCCGGCGCCTCACGGAAGTGCGTGACTGGTCCGGGGGCACGCGGATCGGCGAATCCATCCGGGAGTTCAACCAGACATGGGGCCGCTTCGTGGACCGGCGCACCATCGTGCTGGTCCTCTCCGACGGCTGGGACACCGGCGAGCCCGACGTCCTGGCGGAGGAGATGTTGACCCTCAAGCGTCGCGCCGCCCGGGTCATCTGGCTCAACCCGCTGCTCGGCAATCCATCCTACGAGCCCCTGACGCGCGGCATGGCCGCTGCGCTCCCGCTGGTCGACCACTTCGCCGCCGCGCACAACCTCTCGAGCCTCCGAGAGCTCGCCGCCCACCTGAGGGTGCGATGA
- a CDS encoding XdhC/CoxI family protein has translation MSELFDHLDRLKSAEGKVALATLVNTRGTTPRKEGAKMLVGEGGRVLGSVTIGGCVDAQVIEESASVIAAHAPRLLELNLGDEEAWEIGLTCGGTIEVFVEPVNLQEPGGETLRLYERLRKHAEAGGRSALLTRLDAPNNGAKLLLLDTGERDGSLGAAGLDERAAGEAQGPIQSGKSSTLTVDGTRVFAEVFAPPSIMLIVGAGHVSMPLCSLARILGFKTVVVDGRPRFASRERFPDVDELKVGIPSELIRAIPLIPSTALVLVAHDYKYDLPVLRHALETPVGYIGLLGSSRRGKAILDLLREDGLSEDALGRVRVPIGLDLGAQTAPEIALAVLAEVLAVQRGASCLPISEKVRRGLK, from the coding sequence ATGAGCGAATTGTTCGACCATCTGGACAGACTGAAGAGCGCCGAAGGCAAGGTGGCGTTGGCGACGCTGGTCAACACGCGGGGGACGACGCCGCGCAAGGAAGGCGCCAAGATGCTCGTGGGCGAAGGCGGCCGCGTGCTCGGCTCGGTCACCATCGGCGGCTGTGTGGACGCCCAGGTCATCGAGGAATCCGCCTCGGTGATCGCGGCCCACGCGCCGAGGCTCCTCGAGCTCAACCTGGGCGACGAGGAGGCGTGGGAGATCGGGCTCACCTGCGGCGGGACCATCGAGGTTTTCGTGGAGCCGGTTAATCTCCAGGAGCCGGGGGGCGAGACGCTCAGGCTCTACGAGCGACTCCGGAAGCACGCCGAAGCCGGCGGCCGGTCCGCCTTGCTGACCAGGCTCGACGCCCCCAACAACGGCGCGAAGCTCCTCCTGCTGGACACGGGGGAGCGCGACGGTAGCCTGGGCGCGGCAGGCCTCGACGAGCGCGCGGCGGGGGAGGCTCAGGGGCCGATCCAGTCGGGCAAGTCTTCGACGTTGACCGTCGATGGCACGCGCGTCTTCGCGGAGGTCTTCGCGCCGCCGTCCATCATGCTGATCGTGGGAGCCGGTCACGTATCCATGCCGCTCTGCTCGCTCGCGCGCATTCTCGGCTTCAAGACCGTCGTCGTGGACGGGCGGCCGCGCTTCGCCTCGCGCGAGCGCTTCCCCGACGTGGACGAGCTCAAGGTCGGCATCCCGTCCGAGCTCATCCGGGCCATTCCCCTGATACCGTCAACGGCGCTGGTCCTCGTCGCGCACGACTACAAGTACGATCTGCCGGTGCTCCGTCACGCGCTCGAGACGCCGGTGGGCTACATCGGGCTCCTGGGATCGAGCCGGCGAGGCAAGGCGATACTCGACCTCTTGCGAGAAGATGGCCTGAGCGAGGACGCCCTCGGCAGGGTGCGGGTGCCGATCGGCCTCGATCTCGGGGCGCAGACGGCGCCGGAGATCGCGCTGGCTGTGCTGGCCGAGGTGCTGGCCGTCCAGCGCGGCGCCAGCTGCCTGCCGATCAGCGAAAAGGTTCGGCGAGGACTTAAATGA